A stretch of Funiculus sociatus GB2-C1 DNA encodes these proteins:
- a CDS encoding ParA family protein, which produces MLVTCTSAKGGVGKTTSAIHIAALLAQNDCTLLIDGDPNHSALKWAKRGELPFQVVDLMAASRYTRNYEHIVFDTPARPKQDDLEALVDGCDLLIIPTTPDILSIDATLETVDLLNSLKCNHYRILLTIIPPSRKTGEQAREALIDFPLFEQSIRQYAAYEKAALEGVIVHQVKDRNARIAWRDFKALGKELLP; this is translated from the coding sequence ATGCTTGTAACTTGTACATCAGCTAAGGGAGGGGTAGGCAAAACAACTAGCGCGATACATATCGCAGCTCTCTTAGCCCAAAACGATTGCACCCTTTTAATCGACGGCGACCCTAATCACTCTGCCTTAAAGTGGGCAAAGCGAGGTGAATTGCCGTTCCAGGTCGTAGACCTAATGGCAGCGTCCCGGTATACCCGCAACTACGAGCATATTGTTTTCGATACTCCTGCTCGACCCAAACAAGACGACTTAGAAGCCCTAGTTGATGGGTGTGACCTGCTCATCATCCCCACCACTCCGGATATTCTCAGCATTGATGCAACTTTAGAGACAGTTGATTTACTCAACTCGCTCAAGTGCAATCACTATCGAATTTTGCTCACGATTATTCCGCCCTCCCGTAAAACTGGAGAACAGGCGCGAGAAGCCTTAATAGATTTCCCTTTATTTGAACAATCAATTCGGCAGTATGCTGCTTATGAAAAAGCAGCATTGGAAGGAGTAATTGTCCATCAGGTGAAGGATCGAAATGCCCGAATAGCCTGGAGAGATTTTAAAGCTTTGGGTAAGGAGTTATTACCGTGA